From a single Nicotiana tomentosiformis chromosome 2, ASM39032v3, whole genome shotgun sequence genomic region:
- the LOC104096158 gene encoding uncharacterized protein, translated as MIFVEYAGGLYPSVNHSPWNGLSLADFVMPFFLFIVGLSLGLAYKNLPCRLTATRKAIYRALKLFIIGLFLQGGYFHGLKNLTYGVDIANIRWMGILQRIAISFLVAAMCEIWFKGRDNNEVNSGQSLLKKYHKQWAIAIIVSVVYLSLFYGLYVNDWEYQMPMDVTKTFSVKCGVRGDTGPACNAVGMIDRKLFGIQHLYTRPIYGRLKECSVDSPDYGPLPLDAPSWCQAPFDPEGVLSSLMAIVTCFIGLHYGHIIVHFKNHKVRIQQWLIPSYCLVLFCVICDCFGMHLNKVLYSFSYMCVTAGAAGFLFTAVYVMVDVLGYRRWTTVLKWMGTNALLIYVLVSCNILPVILQGFYWRRPDNNILTLIGIVHIK; from the coding sequence ATGATATTTGTAGAATACGCTGGTGGACTTTATCCCTCTGTTAATCATTCACCTTGGAATGGTTTAAGCCTAGCAGATTTTGTGATGCCATTTTTCCTCTTTATTGTTGGACTCTCTCTTGGACTTGCATACAAGAACTTGCCCTGCAGATTGACCGCCACTAGAAAAGCAATATACCGTGCACTTAAGCTTTTCATTATTGGACTTTTTCTTCAAGGGGGCTATTTTCATGGTCTCAAAAATCTAACTTATGGAGTGGATATTGCGAATATTAGATGGATGGGTATATTGCAGAGAATTGCAATTTCATTTTTGGTGGCAGCAATGTGTGAAATTTGGTTTAAGGGACGTGATAATAATGAAGTCAATTCAGGGCaatctttgttgaagaaataCCATAAACAATGGGCCATCGCTATAATAGTTAGTGTTGTCTACCTTTCTTTATTCTACGGTTTATATGTTAATGATTGGGAGTATCAGATGCCAATGGACGTAACAAAGACATTCTCAGTAAAATGTGGTGTACGGGGAGATACTGGACCGGCATGTAACGCTGTTGGAATGATTGATCGAAAATTATTTGGCATTCAACACTTATATACAAGACCAATTTATGGAAGATTAAAAGAATGTAGTGTCGATTCTCCTGACTATGGTCCCCTGCCTCTAGATGCTCCATCATGGTGTCAAGCCCCTTTCGATCCAGAAGGCGTTCTGAGCTCGTTAATGGCGATTGTAACGTGCTTCATTGGTTTGCATTATGGCCACATTATTGTCCATTTCAAGAATCATAAAGTTAGAATTCAGCAATGGTTGATACCATCCTATTGTCTTGTACTGTTCTGTGTAATATGTGACTGCTTCGGGATGCATTTAAACAAGGTTTTGTACTCCTTCAGTTACATGTGTGTTACTGCTGGTGCAGCTGGATTTCTCTTCACTGCAGTCTATGTGATGGTTGATGTGTTGGGTTATAGGCGCTGGACTACCGTGCTGAAATGGATGGGAACGAATGCATTGCTAATCTACGTTCTTGTATCGTGCAACATTCTGCCGGTTATTTTGCAGGGTTTTTATTGGAGGCGGCCTGACAATAATATTCTTACATTGATTGGTATTGTACATATAAAGTAG